Within the Echinicola sp. 20G genome, the region ATCCACATTCTCATCATAAATTCTAGCGGCAGTTGCCAAAACCTTTGGAGTTTGTGGATCCTTTACGCTTTCGATATTGTACAAAAACGCTTGTTCGCCTGGTTGCACTTGCTTTTCGTTTAGGACGGGAATTTCAGGATCAAACAAATCAATAAATTTCCCTTTGGCCGTATAAGGAGATTGATCTTCGTTTTCATTGACAACAGAAATGATTTCATAAGATCCTCTGGTCAAAGAGAAGTGGTTTTTGAATTCAAGCTTACCAGACTCGGTATCTTCATCATACAATTTCTTGATGGTGCTCACAAACTCAGCATCATTATTTTCCTCCAAAACAAATTCCTTAGGGTCTTGGCGAATAACCACTACTTTGCCTTGGCCATAATTGAATTCTCCTGCTTCAAATGGGGCTTTAAGTCCCAGTTTCTGAAATAAGTCATCGGAAGGAGCTTTGAAGTTGTTTCCATCCTTGTTCCACCAATCTTGAACAGTTTGGAATGGATCCTCATCCCTACCACAGTAAACCAAAACTCCTCCTTTTTCAACCCATTTTGCTATATGGTCATGTGCTTCCCTTTCCATTGGCTTCATATTGGAATAGGACATGATCAGGATGTTTACATCCTCCCAGGTTTTGGGAAAGGATACATTTTCTATATGAACTGTCTTGACTGGTACACCACGCTTAAGCAGCGGTAAGGCCTGTCCGTAGAAATTGGATAACTGTGGATCATCATAGCCCTGATGGGTAGGGAAGCGCTGAAACATCAGGGAATTGGACATCAGAATCCCTATCCCTTGAGAGCCACTCACTTTATTTTCTGAAAGTGGCATATCGTTCAATGTGTTAATCATCACTTGCATCTGGGTGGAATAAAAACGAGGAATTTGTTCTTTCTCATCGCTGTCTGCACTGGTTCTGTAAAGTCCTTCATAAATCCGATCAGGCCAAGGCATCACCTCATAATCTGCCACCATCGGATAGAGCAACTGTGCTGCAAAAGTGGCTTGATAATTTTTCTTATAATCGGCCCAGTCTCTTGGCCAATCTTCAATCGGATCGGTCAAGAAATATACTTTTCTTCCAGTGGGAGCGGTCATAGATTCCATTGAGCCATATTCCAAAAAGGCCGTTTCAAACACCCTTTCCTTTGCCTGACCATTGAAATAATTGGGTTCTCGTGAAGTGCCTGTCCATACCTGTGCAATGTAACCATCCACACTTGGCATAGAGGCCAAGCTTGCTTCCGGACTGACGATCATCCACTGGGAATAATTCACTAGTGAATGCGTAGGGACGTAGCAGCGGACTTCCATTCCTTTTGTTTTGCCATATTCTTTCGCATAGGAAAAACACTCCTCAACCGCTCTATAGTATAAGTGGTACTTCAGCTTATTGGATAAATAAGTATTTTCGGCAGATTCATGCTGAGGTCTCCAGTCAAAGCCATAATAATCCTTCCACTCTCTTTTGAAGGCTTCGCTATATCCGGATCTGGCCCAGAATTCAGGCTCCTCAAGATATATGGCGTCAATCCCAGCATCAATCACCCGTTTGATCACCTTTTCTTTCATGTATTCGATGAAATTCATAGACGGCACGATGTAGGGTACCATGCGCCCATGCCAAAGCGTATCGCCTTTCTGGGTAACTTGTCCTTCATCCAGGTGCCATTCACCATCCCATTCGCCGGTGAAATAATCTTGGTATTCACCCCAAGCGATTCCAGACATAAAATGGGTTGTATACCCTTTGTCACGCCACGTCTGGACACGTTCTTCAAAAGTCATATTGGCTTTTCCGTGATGGTCTTTTACACTATAGACAATTGCCACATCTGCCCTCACGTCTGTCACTGGCTTCCAGGGATTGGAAGTTTGAAATGCTGTTTTTTCTCGTTCTTGAATTTCTGGAGTATTTTGGTCTTGTGGAGGCTCGGCGCAAGCCTGAAATAGGAGAAGACCAAAGAGGTATCGTAAAGTAGTTTTTTGCATGGTTATCGAATATCTGATTTTACGCAATTATGCCAGTAAGTTTTAACGCACATCATCTTATCAGTTAAGAGGTGTTTCAGACAAAAAGCGTATTTAAAATAACTGTTCTTAAGCAATGGTTTAGGGGTTTGATTTCTATTTAAAAATCAAGAGAAAAGCCATCCGACTAGGCAGATGGCTTTTCATTTACTTTCTTCTTAATAAACCAATACTTGACGTGTATCATTGTAGTTCCAACGTCTGGTACCGCTTCCCCTTGGGGTGTCGAAATTGATTCGAGCAGCAGCACGTACAAAGACCATTCTGCCTTCAGGGATCGTTCCATTGGATTCAATGGTGATGGTTTCACCCAACATCGAGTTGAACGATGAACCTGAAAACTCCAATTGACTTGACCAACGCTCATCCCGGGCGCGGTAGCCCACGGTGGATGAATAACTGACAAACAACTGGATATCTGTCACATTCTGAAAACTGTCGCTATAGCCGCCCATAGGTTCGATTTTGGAGCGAAACTCTTCTTCGGATACACCACGGGTTACGCGGATTTGAGCCCTTACCTTTCCATTGATCACTTCAGGGTCTTTTACCCATTCCACTCTCAAAAAAGGTTGTACTTCAAAGGTCACATTGGAAACTCCCTTGATATCCAAAGTTTGGGTTTCGTCTGCAAGAGGTACTCCTCGGTCATCCTCGCGAATAAGCGGGATAAAAGGCCCATCTA harbors:
- a CDS encoding DUF3823 domain-containing protein, giving the protein MKNIAYLILATLFSLSSCSMFELDNYDLPAETLKGEVVDLETGEPVLTDQGSEGIRVRLTELSWGENVSPNPDFFCMPDGTFQNTKLFSGTYNVRIDGPFIPLIREDDRGVPLADETQTLDIKGVSNVTFEVQPFLRVEWVKDPEVINGKVRAQIRVTRGVSEEEFRSKIEPMGGYSDSFQNVTDIQLFVSYSSTVGYRARDERWSSQLEFSGSSFNSMLGETITIESNGTIPEGRMVFVRAAARINFDTPRGSGTRRWNYNDTRQVLVY